A genomic window from Alkalihalobacillus sp. AL-G includes:
- the lpdA gene encoding dihydrolipoyl dehydrogenase produces the protein MAENYDLVILGGGTGGYVAAIRASQLGLTVAIVEKGKLGGTCLHKGCIPSKALLRSAEVFATAKKGEEFGVIAKDVALNFERVQERKQSIVDQLHKGVQHLMKKGKVDVYEGHGRILGPSIFSPMPGAVSVEFNNGDENVILVPKNLMVSTGSRPRTLPGLEIDGEQVITSDEALNLPELPSSVIIVGGGVIGIEWASLFIDFGVEVTVLEYADRIVPTEDKEVSKEATRILKKKGVKIVTSAKVLPDTIEKGEGVTIKAEHKGEEKAFSAHKLLVSVGRQPNVEDIGLQNTEIEVEKGAIKTNEFYQTKDSHIYAIGDVIGGLQLAHVASHEGITAVEHMADLNPHPIDYTMISKCIYSNPEMASVGITEDEAKEQGFEVKVGKFAFKGIGKALVYGQSDGFVKIIADKETDDILGVHMIGPHVTDMISEAGLAKVLDATPWEVAHTIHPHPSLSEVMGEAALAVDGKAIHN, from the coding sequence ATGGCTGAAAATTACGACCTCGTCATCCTCGGTGGAGGAACTGGCGGCTATGTGGCAGCGATTCGAGCATCGCAGCTAGGATTAACTGTTGCTATCGTAGAAAAAGGTAAGCTAGGTGGAACATGCCTGCACAAAGGATGTATTCCGAGTAAAGCATTGCTTAGAAGTGCAGAAGTATTTGCAACAGCGAAAAAGGGTGAAGAATTTGGAGTAATCGCCAAAGATGTTGCCTTGAATTTTGAACGTGTCCAAGAACGAAAACAATCGATTGTCGACCAGCTTCATAAAGGTGTCCAGCACTTGATGAAGAAAGGTAAAGTCGATGTTTATGAGGGGCATGGCCGTATATTAGGACCATCTATTTTCTCGCCTATGCCTGGTGCAGTATCAGTCGAATTTAATAATGGTGATGAAAACGTCATATTAGTCCCGAAAAACTTGATGGTTTCGACTGGTTCACGGCCAAGAACATTACCAGGTCTCGAAATTGACGGAGAACAAGTCATTACATCAGATGAAGCATTAAACCTTCCAGAGCTTCCTTCGTCCGTCATTATCGTTGGTGGTGGAGTTATCGGAATTGAATGGGCTTCATTGTTCATCGACTTCGGTGTGGAAGTTACCGTATTGGAATATGCTGATCGAATTGTACCGACGGAAGATAAGGAAGTTTCAAAAGAAGCGACGCGCATTCTTAAGAAAAAAGGCGTTAAAATCGTTACAAGCGCAAAAGTACTTCCTGACACAATCGAAAAAGGTGAAGGTGTAACTATCAAGGCTGAACATAAAGGGGAAGAAAAGGCTTTTTCTGCACACAAACTACTCGTATCAGTCGGTCGTCAACCTAATGTAGAGGATATCGGTCTTCAAAACACTGAGATTGAAGTAGAAAAAGGTGCAATCAAGACAAATGAATTTTATCAAACGAAGGACTCGCACATATACGCAATTGGTGATGTAATCGGAGGGCTTCAATTGGCGCATGTCGCTTCTCATGAAGGAATCACTGCGGTTGAGCACATGGCAGATCTGAATCCACATCCGATTGATTACACGATGATCTCAAAATGTATTTATTCAAACCCTGAAATGGCTAGTGTCGGTATTACGGAAGACGAAGCTAAGGAACAAGGCTTTGAGGTCAAAGTCGGCAAGTTTGCATTTAAAGGAATCGGTAAAGCGCTTGTTTATGGTCAATCAGATGGATTTGTAAAAATCATTGCAGACAAAGAAACGGATGATATCTTAGGCGTCCATATGATTGGACCTCATGTAACCGACATGATTTCTGAAGCAGGCTTGGCAAAAGTATTGGATGCAACCCCATGGGAAGTTGCCCATACAATACACCCACATCCATCTCTATCTGAAGTTATGGGAGAAGCAGCTTTAGCAGTTGATGGGAAAGCGATTCACAACTAA
- a CDS encoding alpha-ketoacid dehydrogenase subunit beta, producing the protein MPVISYIEAVTQALREEMERDNKVFVLGEDVGVRGGVFRATDGLYAQFGEERVIDTPLAESAIAGVGIGAAMYGMRPVAEMQFADFIMPAVNQIVSEAAKIRYRSNNDWHCPLTIRAPYGGGVHGALYHSQSVEALFAGIPGLKIVMPSTPYDVKGLLKAAIRDDDPVLFFEHKRAYRLIKGEVPEDDYTLPIGKADVKREGDDITVIAYGLSVHFALQAAEKLEKDGVSAHVLDLRTVYPLDKEAIIEAASKTGKVLLVTEDNKEGSIMSDVSAIIGEHCLFDLDAPIQRLAGPDVPAMPYAPTMEKFFMINPDKVEKAMRDLAEF; encoded by the coding sequence ATGCCAGTAATCTCATATATAGAAGCTGTTACACAGGCTTTACGTGAAGAAATGGAACGTGACAATAAAGTATTTGTACTCGGTGAGGATGTTGGAGTACGCGGTGGTGTATTCCGTGCAACAGACGGACTCTATGCACAATTTGGCGAGGAACGTGTCATTGATACGCCTCTTGCTGAATCAGCGATCGCGGGGGTTGGTATCGGGGCTGCTATGTACGGTATGAGACCAGTTGCGGAAATGCAGTTTGCTGATTTTATCATGCCAGCAGTCAATCAGATCGTTTCTGAAGCAGCAAAAATCCGTTACCGTTCAAATAACGATTGGCATTGCCCTCTCACGATCCGTGCACCTTACGGCGGTGGAGTACATGGAGCGCTTTACCATTCTCAATCTGTGGAAGCCCTTTTTGCAGGCATACCAGGACTTAAAATCGTTATGCCATCAACACCTTATGACGTTAAAGGACTGTTGAAAGCCGCCATTCGTGACGACGACCCAGTTCTGTTTTTTGAACATAAGCGGGCATATCGATTAATTAAAGGTGAAGTGCCTGAAGATGATTACACATTGCCAATTGGTAAAGCAGATGTAAAACGTGAAGGCGATGACATTACGGTAATTGCTTACGGACTATCTGTCCACTTCGCACTTCAGGCTGCTGAAAAGCTTGAAAAAGATGGAGTTTCCGCACATGTACTTGACCTTCGTACAGTGTATCCACTTGATAAAGAAGCGATTATTGAAGCAGCATCAAAAACAGGCAAAGTATTACTTGTCACTGAAGATAACAAAGAAGGAAGCATCATGAGTGATGTATCTGCAATCATCGGCGAGCATTGTCTATTTGACTTAGATGCGCCAATCCAACGTCTAGCTGGACCAGACGTACCGGCTATGCCGTATGCACCAACAATGGAAAAATTCTTCATGATCAATCCGGATAAAGTTGAAAAAGCAATGCGTGATTTAGCAGAATTTTAA
- a CDS encoding dihydrolipoamide acetyltransferase family protein: MATEKITMPQLGESVTEGTISKWLVQVGDEVKKYDPIAEVMTDKVNAEVPSSFTGTIKELVADEGDTIEVGELVCYIVTEGGETADEKEEPVKEDHVKEEPAADEKSAAATKKQAPKQPKNGKARYSPAVLRLAQENDIDLEQVEGSGREGRITRKDLQKLIDSGDIPKAGEQKETPSAEQAVEAPKETPAAAAASKPTSQPANIPVEPGDVEIPVSGVRKAIADNMVRSKHEAPHAWMMMEVDVTNLVEYRNSIKNEFKQKEGYSMTFLPFFIKATVEALKEYPMVNSMWAGDKIVQKKDINISIAVATEDSLFVPVIKHADEKSLKGIAREVKDLAGKVRNGKLSGEDMKGGTFTVNNTGSFGSIQSTPIINYPQAAILSVESIVKRPVVMNNGMIAVRDMVNLCMSLDHRVLDGLVCGRFLTHVKEILENTSKENTSVY; encoded by the coding sequence ATGGCAACTGAAAAAATAACGATGCCTCAGCTTGGAGAGAGTGTGACTGAAGGGACGATCAGTAAATGGCTCGTTCAAGTTGGAGATGAAGTAAAAAAATACGATCCAATTGCAGAAGTGATGACCGACAAAGTGAACGCTGAGGTACCATCATCCTTTACCGGGACGATTAAAGAGCTAGTCGCTGATGAAGGGGATACAATCGAAGTCGGCGAGCTCGTTTGCTATATCGTTACAGAAGGCGGAGAAACAGCCGATGAAAAAGAAGAACCTGTAAAAGAGGATCATGTCAAAGAAGAACCAGCTGCGGATGAAAAGTCAGCAGCCGCAACTAAAAAACAAGCACCAAAACAGCCTAAGAACGGAAAAGCTCGTTATTCACCAGCTGTCTTACGTTTAGCTCAAGAGAATGACATCGATCTTGAACAAGTCGAAGGATCCGGCCGAGAAGGTCGAATTACTCGTAAGGACCTTCAAAAGCTAATCGATTCCGGTGACATTCCAAAGGCAGGAGAGCAGAAGGAGACTCCTTCAGCTGAACAAGCCGTTGAGGCACCGAAGGAAACACCAGCAGCTGCAGCAGCGTCTAAGCCGACATCCCAACCTGCCAATATCCCAGTTGAACCTGGTGATGTTGAAATTCCTGTCAGTGGTGTTCGTAAAGCGATTGCAGATAACATGGTCCGCAGCAAGCATGAAGCGCCGCACGCATGGATGATGATGGAAGTGGATGTAACCAACCTAGTTGAGTATAGGAACAGTATTAAAAATGAATTCAAGCAAAAAGAAGGATACAGCATGACCTTCCTTCCATTCTTCATTAAAGCGACTGTAGAAGCCCTTAAAGAATATCCGATGGTCAACTCGATGTGGGCAGGAGACAAAATTGTCCAGAAGAAGGACATTAACATCTCCATTGCAGTAGCGACAGAGGACTCGCTTTTTGTTCCTGTTATCAAGCATGCGGATGAAAAAAGCCTTAAAGGCATCGCAAGAGAAGTGAAGGATCTTGCTGGGAAAGTAAGAAACGGAAAGCTTTCTGGGGAAGATATGAAGGGCGGAACATTCACGGTGAACAATACCGGTTCATTCGGTTCCATCCAATCCACGCCGATCATCAACTATCCTCAAGCAGCGATACTTTCAGTCGAATCGATTGTGAAGCGACCTGTTGTGATGAACAATGGCATGATTGCAGTACGTGACATGGTTAACCTTTGTATGTCACTTGATCACCGTGTACTCGATGGATTAGTTTGCGGACGATTCCTGACTCATGTAAAGGAAATCCTTGAAAATACATCCAAAGAAAACACATCTGTATACTAA
- a CDS encoding thiamine pyrophosphate-dependent dehydrogenase E1 component subunit alpha, which produces MAENRHEKLGLNDEQVLKMYETMLMARKIDERMWLLNRAGKIPFVISCQGQEAAQVGAAMALDKEKDFVLPYYRDMGVVLWFGMTARDLMLSGFAKAEDPNSGGRQMPGHFGQKKNNIVTGSSPVTTQVGHAVGIALAGKMEEKDLVTFTTFGEGSSNQGDFHESANFAGVHKLPVIFMCENNKYAISVPVSKQLSCEKVSDRAIGYGMPGVTVDGNDPLAVYEAVKEAADRGRRGEGPSLIETVSYRLTPHSSDDDDRAYREREEVEEAKEKDSIHTFKKYLQELGILTEEKEQELNARIEKEVDEATDYAEEAPYADAESALKYVYAE; this is translated from the coding sequence ATGGCCGAAAATCGTCATGAAAAATTAGGTTTGAACGATGAACAAGTTTTGAAGATGTATGAAACGATGTTAATGGCTCGTAAAATCGACGAAAGAATGTGGCTGTTGAACCGTGCAGGAAAGATTCCGTTTGTAATCTCTTGCCAAGGCCAAGAGGCTGCGCAGGTTGGAGCAGCAATGGCACTGGATAAAGAAAAGGATTTTGTCCTGCCATACTACCGCGATATGGGTGTTGTGCTTTGGTTTGGAATGACAGCCCGTGATCTTATGCTATCTGGTTTTGCCAAAGCTGAAGATCCGAATTCCGGTGGTCGGCAAATGCCGGGACACTTCGGACAAAAGAAAAACAATATCGTAACGGGTTCATCTCCAGTTACAACTCAAGTAGGACATGCAGTTGGTATCGCACTTGCAGGTAAAATGGAAGAAAAAGACTTGGTTACATTCACAACATTCGGAGAAGGTTCCTCTAACCAGGGAGATTTTCACGAATCTGCCAACTTCGCTGGGGTACATAAGCTACCGGTTATCTTCATGTGTGAAAACAACAAATATGCAATTTCAGTCCCAGTTTCGAAACAGCTTTCTTGTGAAAAAGTTTCGGACCGAGCAATCGGCTATGGTATGCCGGGTGTTACGGTAGATGGCAATGATCCTTTAGCCGTGTATGAGGCAGTAAAGGAAGCTGCTGACCGTGGGCGTCGTGGCGAAGGTCCTTCATTGATTGAAACGGTTTCTTACCGTCTTACACCACACTCTAGTGATGACGATGATCGTGCATACCGTGAGCGTGAAGAGGTGGAAGAGGCGAAAGAGAAGGATTCGATCCACACATTTAAAAAATACTTGCAAGAATTGGGCATCCTGACTGAAGAAAAAGAACAAGAGCTTAACGCACGTATCGAAAAAGAAGTCGATGAAGCAACGGATTACGCTGAAGAGGCACCATATGCAGATGCTGAAAGTGCACTCAAATATGTGTATGCGGAATAG